Proteins encoded by one window of Pseudobdellovibrionaceae bacterium:
- the rpsO gene encoding 30S ribosomal protein S15 → MAKSLLSLEEKKQIVNHFKTSELDTGSTEVQVALLTFRILRLTEHFKNNKHDYHSRQGLTKAVNRRRKLLDYLKGQNEDKYLKLIEELNIRK, encoded by the coding sequence ATGGCTAAGAGTTTATTGTCGTTAGAAGAAAAAAAGCAGATCGTAAATCATTTCAAAACATCAGAATTAGATACTGGAAGTACAGAAGTGCAAGTGGCTCTTTTGACATTTAGAATTTTAAGACTGACTGAGCACTTTAAAAATAACAAGCACGATTACCACTCAAGACAAGGTCTTACAAAAGCGGTCAATCGTCGTCGTAAATTGTTAGATTATTTAAAAGGCCAGAACGAAGACAAATACCTTAAATTGATTGAAGAGCTTAATATCAGAAAATAA
- a CDS encoding DUF167 domain-containing protein, giving the protein MTTTNIDTFLKEEGSTAVTLSLYVQPGASKSEWSGRYGEHLKLRIKALPVEGQANKEVIAFLAQFFELSKSQVELLKGQSGRLKKLKLHLSKTEALDKLKPFFTA; this is encoded by the coding sequence ATGACCACCACAAACATTGATACTTTTTTAAAAGAAGAAGGTTCAACTGCTGTGACCTTAAGTCTTTACGTTCAACCAGGTGCGAGCAAATCAGAGTGGTCAGGGCGTTATGGCGAGCATCTTAAATTACGAATTAAAGCCCTTCCTGTGGAGGGACAAGCCAATAAAGAGGTGATTGCTTTTTTGGCCCAGTTCTTTGAGTTAAGCAAATCACAAGTAGAACTTCTGAAAGGACAAAGTGGCCGTCTAAAAAAGTTAAAACTGCATTTAAGTAAAACCGAAGCCCTAGATAAACTTAAACCCTTCTTTACAGCATGA
- the truB gene encoding tRNA pseudouridine(55) synthase TruB: MSAALRGVLLIDKPKGFTSHDVVARVRRLFKTKEVGHAGTLDPMAEGLLVILLGEATKLSPYITADDKSYVAQMDFGYSTDTLDTEGEVTFRSESMDLNQTAITEAAQKLVGDLRLPVPIYSAVKLHGRKLYEYARSGQEVDIPIRTMRFYSSEVVEVSPKSLKVKLACEKGAYIRAWVGQLGEDLGVGATMTALVRQSSGPFDLSQSISLEALTKLAEEKGVSLIHRKESQPPQPTQIPAAPLSSRIQTLMTPPSQTQETRKAAPLASQPRESVTDQALEAFLDEVQKSSYFIPIEQCLSGRFYRLDSFEERLMKNGQIAHSLEKRLVPQVHEVLRTQKDQLIRIFTHKTGEGDKLKALITIRHDQPRPKLLRVFN, from the coding sequence ATGTCCGCAGCTCTGCGTGGAGTTTTATTGATCGATAAGCCGAAAGGTTTTACCAGCCATGATGTTGTGGCGCGTGTTCGTCGACTCTTTAAAACTAAAGAAGTAGGGCATGCAGGGACCTTAGATCCCATGGCTGAAGGTTTACTGGTGATCTTGCTCGGCGAGGCGACCAAGCTTTCACCCTATATCACCGCTGATGATAAGAGTTATGTGGCCCAAATGGATTTTGGATATTCCACAGACACTTTGGACACCGAAGGGGAAGTGACGTTTCGCTCAGAAAGTATGGACCTTAATCAAACGGCCATCACTGAAGCCGCTCAAAAACTAGTGGGTGACCTAAGGCTTCCTGTCCCCATTTACTCTGCCGTGAAATTGCATGGCCGTAAACTTTACGAATACGCTCGTTCAGGACAAGAGGTCGACATTCCTATAAGAACCATGAGGTTTTACAGCTCAGAAGTGGTAGAGGTTTCCCCTAAGTCTTTAAAGGTGAAACTGGCTTGCGAAAAAGGAGCCTACATTCGAGCTTGGGTCGGTCAACTGGGTGAGGATTTAGGCGTAGGAGCCACAATGACAGCTCTTGTGCGACAAAGCTCAGGCCCTTTTGATCTAAGCCAAAGCATCAGCCTCGAAGCCCTCACCAAGCTGGCTGAAGAGAAGGGCGTCTCACTGATCCATCGCAAAGAATCACAACCTCCACAGCCCACCCAGATCCCAGCCGCCCCCTTAAGCTCACGCATACAAACTCTGATGACGCCCCCTTCTCAGACACAAGAGACAAGAAAAGCCGCGCCTCTGGCATCACAACCGAGGGAATCAGTAACAGATCAAGCTTTAGAGGCTTTTTTAGATGAAGTTCAAAAATCTTCGTATTTTATCCCCATCGAGCAGTGCCTCTCAGGCCGCTTTTATCGTTTGGACAGCTTTGAAGAGCGCCTGATGAAAAACGGCCAAATCGCCCACTCCTTAGAAAAAAGGCTTGTACCTCAGGTGCATGAAGTCTTACGCACTCAAAAAGACCAACTTATCCGTATCTTCACCCACAAAACAGGCGAAGGCGACAAACTTAAAGCGCTCATCACCATCCGCCACGACCAGCCCCGCCCCAAACTCTTAAGAGTCTTTAATTAG
- the infB gene encoding translation initiation factor IF-2 — translation MSQPRVFEFAKEIGMETLALMDKIKEWDLPVKNHMASLSDELIEEIKTRLNEGEAAKPAAKKTTKKKASGAKKTSTKKASGTKKTATKKASGTKKATTKKKATKKDSSGDAIKKATKVVTKKSAAAAEATQAEEEQQQSRRLVIRRSGQEDEATAADSNIKIMKAEDLNRPATQTMSAPETTSTSEAVSGDTESSQTRASAEDVGADSSPEVKKPSRKTLITKKNIIGRMDLSRVRNMSGGTSGGTTDAGQKPRSTATGNRARNIRTGFVAAEPMIPIADDFDRNKREDFNKKKKVGGAAGPATGANAEGAVSFRGLEEPTAFKSSDFRKREAVFQPKKKKVSNEPGKKTQITTPAAHKRVVRIFGTTTVSQLAQEIGVKLPQLTRVLMAQGVMATPNTELDFDTVALIVPEFNWEAQNVQETSENFVETVAFGGVDAEPVSRPPVVTVMGHVDHGKTTLLDTIRNANVVKGEAGGITQHIGAYRVMLDGDKPMTFIDTPGHEAFTSMRARGANVTDIAIIVVAADDGMMPQTQEAISHAKAAGVPIIVAVNKMDKEGANPDRIKQQLTEFELIPEEWGGTTIYNYISALKGEGIKEILENIHLVAEVLELKANPQRSGTGIVIESSVQKGRGTVATLLVQDGTVKTGDYICAGRVAGKVRQMMNDQGKVVKEAGPGIPVEITGLPETPSAGDRFDICKDETVTQKLADLRAEELRRQEEVQNQPAKTMTLDSLFTKVKLGDVKELPLVIKTDVAGSIEAIKGLLNKIESEEVKVKYIHAAVGGISESDVLLAGTAGGIVLGFNVRPDSAATNVAKQKGVEIKCYQVIYEMVDEVKKAMSGLLTPEIIEKEQGKAEVRDIFSIPKVGVIAGCFVTEGKINRNSQVRLVRQGKVIYTGKLSSLKRFKDDAKEVASGFECGIGIENYNDIKVEDIIEAFTHEEVAREI, via the coding sequence GTGAGTCAACCAAGAGTGTTTGAATTCGCAAAAGAAATTGGGATGGAAACCCTAGCTTTGATGGATAAAATCAAAGAGTGGGATTTGCCTGTTAAAAACCATATGGCCTCATTAAGTGATGAACTGATTGAAGAGATCAAAACTCGATTGAATGAGGGTGAGGCTGCAAAGCCAGCGGCAAAGAAAACCACTAAGAAAAAAGCCAGTGGTGCTAAAAAAACATCAACAAAAAAAGCATCAGGTACCAAAAAGACAGCGACAAAAAAAGCTTCGGGTACTAAGAAGGCCACCACAAAGAAGAAGGCGACTAAAAAAGACAGCAGTGGTGATGCCATTAAAAAAGCGACGAAGGTGGTCACTAAGAAATCAGCGGCCGCAGCAGAAGCCACACAGGCTGAAGAAGAGCAACAGCAATCACGCCGTCTGGTGATTCGCAGATCAGGTCAAGAGGACGAAGCAACTGCCGCAGACAGCAATATCAAAATCATGAAGGCCGAAGACCTTAATAGACCTGCGACGCAGACGATGAGTGCCCCTGAAACCACTTCGACTTCCGAGGCCGTTTCAGGTGATACGGAGTCTTCACAAACTAGAGCATCTGCAGAAGATGTAGGTGCAGACAGTAGCCCAGAAGTGAAAAAACCTTCAAGAAAGACACTGATCACCAAGAAGAACATCATTGGCAGAATGGATCTTTCGCGTGTGAGAAATATGTCTGGTGGGACTTCTGGCGGTACTACGGATGCAGGTCAAAAACCTCGCTCCACCGCAACGGGAAATCGCGCTAGAAATATCAGAACAGGATTTGTGGCTGCAGAACCTATGATTCCCATTGCAGATGATTTTGATCGCAATAAGAGAGAAGACTTTAATAAAAAGAAAAAAGTGGGTGGAGCAGCAGGTCCAGCAACTGGTGCTAATGCAGAAGGAGCTGTATCTTTCCGTGGACTGGAAGAACCTACAGCCTTTAAATCTTCTGACTTTAGAAAACGCGAAGCAGTTTTCCAACCTAAAAAGAAAAAAGTTTCTAACGAACCAGGAAAGAAGACTCAAATCACAACTCCAGCTGCACATAAGCGTGTCGTGCGCATCTTTGGAACCACGACTGTGAGTCAACTGGCTCAAGAGATTGGAGTTAAGCTTCCGCAGCTCACTCGTGTGCTGATGGCTCAAGGTGTGATGGCCACTCCAAATACAGAACTGGATTTTGATACCGTGGCTTTAATTGTTCCTGAGTTCAATTGGGAAGCCCAAAATGTGCAAGAGACCTCAGAGAACTTTGTGGAGACAGTGGCCTTTGGTGGTGTGGATGCAGAGCCTGTGTCTCGTCCTCCTGTTGTGACAGTGATGGGTCACGTGGATCACGGTAAGACCACTTTGTTAGATACGATTCGTAATGCCAACGTGGTGAAAGGTGAAGCGGGTGGAATCACTCAGCACATCGGTGCCTACAGGGTGATGTTAGATGGCGATAAACCTATGACATTTATTGATACCCCAGGACACGAAGCCTTCACGTCGATGCGTGCTCGTGGTGCCAATGTGACAGACATTGCCATCATTGTGGTGGCTGCAGATGATGGAATGATGCCACAAACTCAAGAGGCGATCAGCCACGCTAAAGCAGCGGGTGTACCTATCATTGTGGCTGTCAACAAGATGGACAAAGAAGGCGCTAACCCTGACCGTATCAAGCAGCAGCTCACAGAGTTTGAATTGATCCCAGAAGAATGGGGCGGAACTACAATTTATAATTATATTTCTGCACTTAAGGGTGAAGGGATCAAAGAGATTCTTGAGAACATTCATTTAGTGGCTGAAGTCTTAGAACTTAAAGCCAACCCACAGCGTTCAGGTACAGGTATTGTGATTGAAAGCAGTGTACAAAAAGGTCGTGGTACTGTGGCCACTTTATTGGTGCAAGACGGGACTGTAAAAACAGGCGATTACATTTGTGCAGGACGAGTGGCGGGTAAAGTTCGTCAAATGATGAACGACCAAGGAAAAGTGGTGAAAGAAGCAGGACCTGGTATTCCTGTAGAGATCACGGGACTTCCTGAGACTCCTTCAGCAGGGGATCGTTTTGATATTTGTAAAGATGAAACCGTGACACAAAAGTTAGCGGATTTAAGAGCAGAAGAACTGCGTCGACAAGAGGAAGTGCAAAATCAACCTGCTAAGACTATGACTTTGGACTCTTTATTCACCAAAGTGAAATTGGGTGATGTAAAAGAATTACCTTTAGTAATCAAAACGGATGTGGCAGGAAGTATTGAAGCCATTAAGGGTCTACTTAATAAAATCGAAAGTGAAGAGGTTAAGGTCAAGTACATCCATGCTGCCGTAGGGGGCATCAGTGAATCTGACGTTCTTCTTGCAGGCACTGCGGGTGGAATTGTGCTGGGATTTAATGTGCGCCCTGACTCTGCGGCTACGAATGTGGCTAAACAAAAGGGTGTAGAGATCAAGTGTTACCAAGTGATTTATGAAATGGTGGATGAAGTGAAAAAAGCCATGTCGGGTCTTCTTACTCCAGAAATCATTGAAAAAGAACAAGGTAAAGCTGAGGTTAGGGACATCTTCTCGATTCCCAAAGTGGGTGTCATTGCAGGATGTTTTGTTACCGAAGGTAAGATCAATCGTAACAGCCAGGTCCGCTTAGTGCGCCAAGGTAAGGTGATCTACACAGGTAAGCTTTCTAGCTTAAAACGTTTCAAAGATGATGCTAAAGAAGTCGCCAGTGGTTTTGAATGTGGTATCGGAATAGAAAACTACAACGACATCAAAGTCGAAGACATCATTGAAGCCTTCACTCATGAAGAAGTGGCAAGAGAGATTTAA
- the nusA gene encoding transcription termination factor NusA, which yields MSTGVFSDMSRLIEALGKEKGIDKNIVINAVTQGMLAAAIKKYGTYREIEAQYNEESGEVELFEFKEVVDDKDFIDEEVEIKLSEAEDLDPGVQVGDSVGIRMEATDLGRIAAQLARQIITQQVRDAEREIIFGEFEQRKGEIASGIARRVERGAIVVDLGRTEAYIPPREQIPGEIYRPGDRVQGYITEVRQTTRGPQIIMSRADGRYMMKLFEAEVPEVEDGIIQLISAAREPGQRAKMAVKSNDPSIDPVGACVGVKGSRVQNVVQELRGEKIDIVPYDEDPVTFVCNALQPAEISKVFMDEDNREMEVVVPDNQLSLAIGKKGQNVRLAAKLTGWKLDILGESDSAARTAQSIFNLMHLPNMTETMAHSIFQSGFGSVQAIADSEVEMLQVIPGYEDEDKADDLRISAIEVLEKFEKEGKTIPQAPTTAERSESKASVDAKSAAEERLKEELAQLKGSEDAAALALEEEAKAASLEESSVDEATEEE from the coding sequence ATGTCTACAGGTGTTTTTTCTGATATGAGCCGTCTGATTGAGGCTTTGGGAAAAGAAAAAGGGATTGATAAAAACATCGTAATCAATGCTGTGACTCAAGGTATGCTTGCTGCTGCGATTAAGAAATATGGAACTTACCGCGAAATTGAAGCTCAATATAATGAAGAGAGTGGTGAAGTTGAACTTTTTGAATTTAAAGAAGTTGTTGATGACAAAGATTTTATTGATGAAGAAGTTGAAATTAAACTCAGTGAAGCAGAAGACTTAGACCCTGGTGTACAAGTAGGTGACTCTGTCGGAATTCGTATGGAGGCTACAGATCTAGGTCGTATTGCGGCTCAGTTGGCCAGACAGATCATCACTCAACAAGTGCGTGACGCTGAAAGAGAGATTATCTTTGGTGAGTTTGAACAGCGTAAGGGTGAAATCGCTTCTGGGATTGCAAGACGAGTCGAGCGTGGGGCCATTGTTGTTGATTTGGGTCGTACAGAGGCCTATATTCCACCTCGTGAACAGATTCCAGGTGAAATCTACAGACCAGGAGACCGCGTTCAGGGGTATATCACTGAAGTGCGCCAGACCACTCGTGGTCCACAGATCATCATGTCTAGAGCCGATGGACGTTATATGATGAAGTTATTTGAAGCCGAAGTTCCAGAAGTAGAAGATGGTATCATTCAATTGATCAGTGCCGCGCGTGAGCCAGGCCAAAGAGCCAAAATGGCTGTTAAAAGTAACGATCCTTCGATTGATCCAGTAGGCGCTTGTGTGGGTGTTAAAGGAAGTCGTGTGCAAAACGTGGTGCAAGAGTTGCGCGGAGAAAAGATTGACATCGTTCCTTACGATGAAGATCCAGTAACTTTTGTGTGCAATGCTTTGCAGCCTGCGGAAATTTCCAAAGTGTTTATGGATGAAGACAACCGCGAGATGGAAGTTGTGGTTCCAGATAATCAATTAAGCTTAGCCATTGGTAAAAAAGGTCAGAACGTAAGACTTGCAGCCAAACTTACAGGTTGGAAGTTAGACATCTTAGGTGAATCTGACTCTGCCGCAAGAACAGCGCAAAGTATTTTTAACCTTATGCACTTACCTAATATGACAGAGACTATGGCTCATAGCATTTTCCAATCAGGATTTGGTTCAGTGCAAGCCATTGCCGACTCTGAAGTGGAGATGCTGCAGGTCATTCCAGGTTATGAAGATGAAGATAAGGCTGATGATTTAAGAATTTCAGCTATTGAAGTTTTAGAAAAATTTGAAAAAGAAGGAAAAACTATTCCTCAAGCCCCCACGACTGCAGAGCGATCAGAGTCTAAGGCCAGTGTAGATGCAAAATCTGCGGCTGAGGAACGACTTAAAGAAGAGCTAGCGCAGCTTAAAGGCAGTGAAGATGCTGCGGCGCTGGCTTTAGAGGAAGAGGCTAAAGCGGCTTCTTTAGAAGAAAGCAGTGTTGATGAGGCTACTGAGGAAGAGTAA
- a CDS encoding ribosome maturation factor RimP: MSTLLETLENMANEIVEREGFRLYDIEFQQTARKLVVTIDKDGGTVSIDDCVNVSRGLNLLLDVEDVIPGEAYDLEVSSPGLERALKKLWHFEGAIGEKAKVSIKADADTAAFGNLRAFKAEVAGVSPEGQIEFTNIENSKLESITVPFDSIHKAQLVFEYGRDIKKVKDAKKAKKAKN; the protein is encoded by the coding sequence GTGTCTACACTGTTAGAAACATTAGAAAACATGGCCAATGAAATTGTAGAGCGTGAAGGCTTTCGTCTTTACGATATTGAATTCCAGCAAACGGCACGCAAGTTGGTGGTGACCATTGATAAGGACGGTGGAACTGTGTCCATTGATGACTGTGTGAATGTCTCAAGGGGCTTAAATCTTTTGCTGGATGTGGAAGATGTGATTCCTGGTGAAGCTTACGATTTGGAAGTTTCAAGCCCAGGTCTAGAGCGTGCACTGAAAAAACTTTGGCATTTTGAAGGAGCTATCGGAGAGAAAGCCAAAGTCAGCATCAAAGCCGACGCTGACACGGCTGCCTTTGGAAATTTAAGAGCCTTTAAAGCCGAGGTCGCTGGTGTGTCCCCTGAGGGACAGATCGAGTTTACAAATATTGAAAACTCAAAACTGGAAAGTATTACAGTGCCATTTGACAGCATTCATAAAGCTCAACTGGTTTTTGAATATGGTAGAGATATTAAAAAAGTTAAAGATGCTAAAAAAGCAAAGAAAGCAAAAAATTAA
- a CDS encoding GNAT family N-acetyltransferase gives MSSQGKDDSFALMKFMVLNALQMQTSAPYQEWILRLQALAEMTEVPSWLRLQPQTSNVTGEGPQGRPQPQSSTTNPSPYLEVGFMVSDQGEIQSCVWFRTFEEICEIDYIFTLPQARGQGWAKELLFNLCQRALKESLFKEVWLEVEERNTAAIRLYESLGFINEHKRKDYYGQGRHGFNYRLKLL, from the coding sequence TTGTCGAGTCAGGGCAAAGACGATAGCTTTGCCCTTATGAAATTTATGGTTCTCAATGCTTTACAAATGCAGACCTCGGCTCCGTATCAAGAGTGGATACTGAGGCTGCAAGCCTTAGCTGAAATGACTGAAGTTCCATCATGGCTACGTCTTCAACCCCAGACTTCAAATGTCACAGGAGAAGGGCCGCAAGGTCGCCCTCAACCCCAGTCCTCCACCACAAACCCTTCACCTTATCTTGAAGTAGGATTTATGGTCTCAGATCAGGGTGAGATTCAGTCTTGTGTTTGGTTTAGGACCTTTGAAGAGATTTGTGAGATTGATTATATCTTCACCCTTCCCCAAGCTCGCGGTCAGGGGTGGGCTAAAGAACTGCTGTTCAACCTCTGTCAACGGGCTCTAAAGGAGTCGCTGTTTAAAGAAGTTTGGCTGGAAGTAGAAGAACGCAACACCGCAGCAATAAGGCTTTATGAATCCCTAGGTTTTATAAACGAGCATAAGCGTAAGGACTATTATGGACAGGGACGCCATGGTTTTAATTATAGGCTAAAGCTATTGTAA
- a CDS encoding SulP family inorganic anion transporter, producing the protein MSFQRVFLKEVTASVVVFLVALPLCLGIAIASGVPPLLGIVSGVIGGLIIAPFAGVSLQVSGPAAGLAVMVFQFVEKFGLGSLVWLGLIIGSLQFLAGVVRLGDFFRASSPALIKGMLGGIGLLILISQMLVGLEVEPTGSGFKNLAMIPQALAQGVIQKPHAFGLLFVIVGLIYTWAYLPKSISSKLPGSLVGVVVATFMAAWLFTDVKFIEIPPNVWEGLNVISVDKLGLFSSGLLVSALGIALVASAETLLSAVATDRMAKKVGSDYNKELRAQGLGNFVAGLLGALPITGVIVRSSANIEAGGKTRYSAVMHSLWLLLFVFGLPSLLNYIPIAGLAAILVVTGMKLLDVTAIPKLWKQDRTEFAVYLVTIVGVFAIDILAGVVLGFLTSIFLLAIKTSRLYIDVKQTEQRTELKVRGVASFICIPKISKALASIESDVCCVDLSGLSFMDAAVKDQIHTWCEIARSAGKEVTLTMTVADAEADESHSTGLILNMKQLEELAP; encoded by the coding sequence ATGTCGTTTCAGAGAGTGTTTTTAAAAGAAGTTACGGCTTCTGTAGTTGTGTTTTTGGTGGCCTTACCTTTGTGTCTAGGTATTGCAATTGCTTCAGGTGTGCCACCCCTTTTAGGGATTGTGTCTGGAGTGATTGGGGGCTTGATTATTGCCCCCTTTGCGGGAGTTTCTTTACAAGTGAGCGGACCAGCTGCAGGACTTGCGGTGATGGTCTTTCAGTTTGTAGAGAAGTTTGGATTGGGAAGCTTAGTTTGGTTAGGTCTTATCATAGGTTCCTTACAGTTTCTTGCTGGGGTTGTGCGTTTAGGAGATTTTTTCAGGGCCAGCTCACCTGCGTTGATTAAAGGGATGTTAGGTGGAATTGGTCTTTTGATTTTAATCAGTCAAATGCTTGTAGGTCTTGAAGTGGAGCCGACAGGAAGTGGGTTTAAAAATCTAGCGATGATCCCACAAGCTCTTGCGCAAGGAGTGATACAAAAGCCCCATGCTTTTGGACTGCTGTTTGTGATTGTGGGTTTGATTTATACTTGGGCTTATCTGCCAAAAAGTATTTCGTCTAAACTCCCAGGATCTCTGGTGGGAGTGGTTGTGGCGACGTTTATGGCGGCATGGCTGTTTACTGACGTGAAATTTATTGAGATTCCACCCAATGTTTGGGAAGGGCTTAACGTGATCAGTGTGGACAAGTTAGGTCTATTCTCTTCAGGGCTTTTGGTGTCTGCTTTAGGGATTGCTCTTGTGGCCAGTGCGGAGACTTTGCTTTCGGCGGTGGCTACGGATCGTATGGCAAAAAAAGTAGGTTCCGATTATAATAAAGAGCTTCGTGCACAAGGACTTGGTAATTTTGTTGCAGGACTTTTGGGAGCCTTACCCATTACTGGAGTGATTGTGAGAAGTTCAGCCAATATTGAAGCTGGAGGAAAAACACGTTACTCAGCCGTCATGCACAGTCTTTGGTTACTGCTGTTCGTATTTGGGTTACCTTCACTTCTTAATTATATTCCTATTGCAGGACTTGCGGCGATTCTTGTGGTCACAGGGATGAAGCTACTGGATGTGACCGCAATCCCTAAACTTTGGAAGCAAGATCGCACTGAATTTGCGGTGTATCTGGTCACCATTGTTGGAGTCTTTGCCATAGATATTTTAGCGGGAGTGGTTTTAGGGTTTTTAACTTCAATCTTTCTTTTGGCTATTAAAACTTCAAGACTTTATATTGATGTTAAGCAGACAGAACAAAGAACTGAACTTAAAGTTCGAGGTGTGGCCAGTTTCATCTGTATTCCTAAAATTTCCAAAGCTTTGGCAAGCATAGAAAGTGACGTGTGCTGCGTTGATCTGTCGGGGTTGTCGTTTATGGATGCGGCTGTGAAAGACCAAATTCATACATGGTGCGAAATTGCTCGCTCTGCGGGGAAAGAGGTCACACTGACCATGACAGTGGCGGATGCTGAAGCTGATGAAAGCCACTCGACGGGTTTAATTTTAAATATGAAGCAGTTAGAAGAACTGGCTCCTTGA
- the rbfA gene encoding 30S ribosome-binding factor RbfA, with the protein MSTNSKSVRVQKVEKELREIISGVLPEWLYFDSGTLVSVIRVEVSSDLRTAKVFVSVFPDEAAEEVMEELEVVRVDVQNQVSKKIRMKYLPKLKWINDHTVDQLVKVSQILKESKPSTEE; encoded by the coding sequence ATGAGCACTAACAGCAAATCTGTACGTGTACAGAAAGTAGAAAAAGAACTCCGCGAAATCATCAGTGGGGTTCTGCCTGAATGGCTGTATTTTGATAGTGGAACTTTGGTTTCTGTCATTCGCGTTGAAGTCTCTAGTGACTTAAGAACTGCAAAAGTGTTTGTCAGTGTATTTCCTGATGAGGCCGCCGAAGAAGTGATGGAAGAACTTGAGGTGGTGCGCGTAGATGTGCAAAATCAAGTCTCTAAAAAGATTCGCATGAAGTATTTACCCAAATTGAAATGGATCAACGATCATACTGTAGATCAGTTAGTCAAAGTCAGTCAGATTTTAAAAGAAAGTAAACCTTCAACAGAGGAATGA